From the genome of Spirosomataceae bacterium TFI 002, one region includes:
- a CDS encoding leucyl aminopeptidase, with the protein MISLITKVESAKVLIVPFVKNDNLAKDLLTRSKAIGYEVEELDDSFKADKGEILIVATPGKSYKRMVFVGLGENPNGTQIIEVFRSLFYKNKKKWKGQIVVDTKSVSNYSEYFANGLALSEYEIGALKTREEADETIFTNGTEFSFLITANQEDKIRNAVDKGLKMADSQRSILYLVDAPANYKTPEMMANYIVMSGKKHGYQVTVWDEKECEEEGFHALVAVGKGSVESPCRMVMMEYNPSEPSTKTIGLVGKGVTFDTGGVSLKPGEGMQYMKSDMGGSAAVIGAVEMAAKLGLKTRVVGLVALTENCVDSLAIKPGDVINSYSGRTIEIINTDAEGRLILADAVHYMATQIEPTVMIDLATLTGSCIRTLGYAAAGLMTQNDKLADNLYKVGQETGEKLWRLPLWDDYKSMMDSDIADIKNLSTAPLAGATTAGKFIEFFTHNHPNWAHLDIAGTAFGNTDYGKDKSATAFGIRLLTEFISKY; encoded by the coding sequence ATGATATCCTTAATTACCAAAGTAGAGTCTGCGAAAGTCCTCATTGTTCCTTTTGTAAAAAATGACAACCTAGCAAAAGACTTATTGACTCGCTCAAAAGCTATAGGCTACGAAGTAGAAGAACTTGACGATAGCTTTAAGGCAGATAAAGGCGAAATATTGATTGTTGCTACTCCAGGTAAAAGTTACAAAAGAATGGTTTTCGTTGGTTTAGGAGAAAATCCAAACGGAACTCAAATTATTGAAGTTTTCAGATCACTATTCTACAAAAACAAGAAAAAATGGAAAGGTCAAATTGTTGTTGACACTAAATCAGTTTCAAACTACAGTGAATACTTTGCAAATGGCTTGGCTCTTTCCGAATATGAAATTGGGGCTTTAAAAACTAGAGAAGAAGCGGATGAAACCATTTTTACAAATGGAACTGAATTTTCCTTTCTTATAACTGCAAATCAAGAAGACAAAATAAGGAATGCAGTTGATAAAGGCCTAAAAATGGCTGACTCTCAAAGAAGTATTCTTTATTTAGTCGACGCCCCAGCAAATTATAAGACTCCTGAAATGATGGCAAATTACATCGTTATGTCGGGAAAGAAACATGGATACCAAGTAACGGTTTGGGATGAAAAAGAATGTGAGGAAGAAGGGTTCCATGCATTAGTAGCTGTAGGCAAAGGTTCAGTAGAATCGCCATGTAGAATGGTCATGATGGAATACAACCCAAGCGAACCATCTACAAAGACAATTGGACTCGTAGGTAAAGGAGTAACTTTTGACACAGGTGGTGTTTCTCTAAAGCCAGGTGAAGGAATGCAATACATGAAATCTGACATGGGTGGATCTGCCGCTGTCATAGGTGCAGTCGAAATGGCAGCTAAACTTGGCTTAAAAACACGAGTTGTAGGCCTAGTTGCACTTACAGAAAACTGTGTAGATAGCCTTGCAATAAAACCAGGAGATGTTATAAATTCATATTCAGGAAGAACAATTGAAATCATAAATACCGACGCTGAAGGAAGATTAATTCTTGCTGATGCAGTTCATTACATGGCAACTCAAATAGAGCCAACAGTAATGATAGACCTTGCAACTCTTACAGGAAGCTGTATAAGAACATTAGGCTATGCAGCAGCCGGTTTAATGACCCAAAACGACAAACTAGCTGATAACTTATATAAGGTAGGACAAGAAACAGGAGAAAAGCTTTGGCGACTTCCACTTTGGGACGATTACAAATCTATGATGGATTCTGATATCGCTGATATAAAAAACTTATCTACTGCACCTTTAGCAGGAGCAACAACTGCGGGTAAGTTTATTGAATTCTTTACTCATAATCACCCTAACTGGGCACATTTAGATATAGCTGGTACTGCATTTGGAAATACAGATTACGGAAAAGACAAATCTGCTACTGCATTTGGTATTAGGCTACTCACAGAATTCATTAGTAAGTACTAA